A single Pseudomonadota bacterium DNA region contains:
- a CDS encoding pentapeptide repeat-containing protein, with translation DYVKLMTTNACQNCDLFRIDLTNKDLTASILDNAKLSDTDFTKTELYFASLKKVSLDIANLSGANLTGANLAGANLTGANLFNANLSETDLTGANLTGANLTGAKLFKANLSRANLTNANLTRAILSDANVTRAIVTNANLNKATMRSTNLAGTNLIRSDLSGADLIDANMFCTDLHYANLTGVRMHGADLTSADLSRANLKNSDLTGTNLSSTDLYFADFSSANLTNVIMFRSAVSKAIFSNTILTGATLANGKVFIPGVNDNPNIEYQQQKQ, from the coding sequence ATGATTATGTAAAACTTATGACAACCAATGCCTGTCAGAACTGCGATTTATTCAGGATAGATTTAACTAATAAAGATTTAACCGCATCTATTCTTGATAACGCAAAATTATCAGATACTGATTTCACAAAAACAGAATTATATTTTGCAAGTTTAAAAAAAGTTTCTTTGGATATTGCAAATCTCTCAGGTGCAAATCTCACTGGAGCAAATTTAGCTGGTGCAAATCTCACTGGAGCAAATTTGTTTAATGCAAACTTATCTGAAACAGATCTTACCGGCGCAAACTTAACCGGCGCAAACTTAACCGGCGCAAAGCTTTTTAAGGCTAATCTTTCTCGTGCAAATCTCACTAATGCTAATCTTACACGTGCAATTTTATCGGATGCAAATGTGACACGCGCAATTGTTACAAATGCAAATCTCAACAAAGCGACTATGAGAAGTACAAACCTCGCAGGAACAAATTTAATCCGTTCAGATTTATCTGGGGCAGATTTAATTGATGCTAACATGTTCTGTACTGACTTACATTACGCAAATCTTACAGGTGTTCGTATGCATGGAGCTGATCTCACAAGTGCAGATTTGAGTCGCGCAAATTTAAAAAACTCTGATCTTACTGGTACCAATCTTAGCAGTACAGATCTTTATTTTGCTGATTTTTCCAGTGCCAATCTCACTAATGTAATTATGTTCAGATCCGCTGTATCTAAGGCAATTTTTTCAAATACAATTCTTACCGGTGCTACGTTAGCAAATGGTAAGGTGTTTATACCTGGAGTAAACGATAATCCGAATATAGAGTACCAACAGCAAAAACAATAA